In Nitrospirota bacterium, the genomic stretch TTAAATTCACCCGGCCTGATCTCGGTAATATCATGGGCAAGGACCGTGCCGATGGCCTGCTGAACGGGTATCGATTTTGTTCCTGGTCCTTGCTGATCATGAATGGTGTCACACATGGGCGCCTCCCTTGAATATTTTTCTGAACCGTTTATCGACGAGCTCTTGTATGCCTTTTTCCAGTGCCTCGTAATTCTTCAGAAACTTCCGCGCCTCAGCCGTCAAAACAGCGCCTCCGCCGTTCTTTCCCCCGGTTTGCCTGTCGATAAGCTTCACGCCGAGCCGCTCTTCCATGGCCTTGATATGGCCCCACGCCTTGCGAAAGGAGATATCAACTTCCTGCGCCGCCCGATTGATCGAACCGTAGGCGTCTATTGCTTCAAGGAGAAAACGCCTGCCGCGGCCAAACACAGGCTCACCGCCGACTTCAATCCAGATCTTTGATCTGATATCCAGGTCGTTATGGTTTTTTTGCATAACGCACCGCCACGAAGGGTTCTATTTCTTCATAGTAGCCGCCCCTGGCGCAGGCAACACACAGGACGTTGCCGTCCTGATAGCTTTCTCGCATGTCCTGGACGTGCTCGCCGCAGGAGTCACATTTCACTCTGCGCATCGGTCGTCCCGGCATGTCCTCTTGACGCAGCTTAACGGTAACTTCCATCACGTCAAAAAGATCCTCATCGGACATGACCTTATAAGCCTCAAGCTGTCCGGCATATTTATTCTCGATCTCCGGGTAACATGCCTTTGCTTTCTCCCGGGAATCCTCACGGGCAAATATCCGCACTGCCTTGTTTGTTTTGAGGTTGAGAAACGTCACCGCCATCTTGCCGTAATCCATAAACTTCATGGTCCGTCGCCCGAGGCTGCATCCCGTGACCGACTGGACCGCGTCCGTGGCGCACCGGTCCATTTCAACGAAAACGATGATGTTCTTCCGGTCTTTGCCCTTCGGGTCGCTGATGCCTATTTCGCGCAGTCCGAGCATGGACATCCTCACCCCAAGCACCTGTCCCGCGCACAGGTGACCGTGCACTTTTACAGACCCGGCCAGCAACTCCTCGAATAGTGATGCACATTGCGTCTG encodes the following:
- a CDS encoding winged helix-turn-helix domain-containing protein; amino-acid sequence: MQKNHNDLDIRSKIWIEVGGEPVFGRGRRFLLEAIDAYGSINRAAQEVDISFRKAWGHIKAMEERLGVKLIDRQTGGKNGGGAVLTAEARKFLKNYEALEKGIQELVDKRFRKIFKGGAHV
- a CDS encoding FmdE family protein, producing MRMKHQTQCASLFEELLAGSVKVHGHLCAGQVLGVRMSMLGLREIGISDPKGKDRKNIIVFVEMDRCATDAVQSVTGCSLGRRTMKFMDYGKMAVTFLNLKTNKAVRIFAREDSREKAKACYPEIENKYAGQLEAYKVMSDEDLFDVMEVTVKLRQEDMPGRPMRRVKCDSCGEHVQDMRESYQDGNVLCVACARGGYYEEIEPFVAVRYAKKP